The proteins below are encoded in one region of Saccopteryx leptura isolate mSacLep1 chromosome 1, mSacLep1_pri_phased_curated, whole genome shotgun sequence:
- the FBXW9 gene encoding F-box/WD repeat-containing protein 9, whose amino-acid sequence MELPPGPRDDPSAWDDDSDPEPEHDPDAQAEAYVARVLSPPKLGLAPLCAPPLPAPAASPGALEPRAVSRGPAVGVPGLLSLPPELLLEICAYLDACLVLHVLPRVCHALRDLVRDHVTWRLRAQRRVRAPYPVVEEEDFDWPAACIELEQHLSRWAEDGRWAEYFCLADGHFASIDSVLLLQGGTLCLSGSRDRNVNLWDLRHLGVEPSRVLVKSLGTEKNSTHKGWVWSLAALDHRVCSGSWDSTVKLWDMAADGQQFGEIKGKAAVLCLSYQPDILVTGTYDKKVTIYDPRVGPVLLKSRRLHSSAVLAVLADDRHIISGSEDHTLVVFDRRANSVLQRLQLDSYLLCMSYKEPQLWAGDNQGLLHVFANRDGCFQLVRSFDVGHRSQITGIKHSLGALYTTSTDKTIRVHVPTDPPRTICTRSHHNVLNGICAEGNLVVAASGGLSLEVWRLQT is encoded by the exons ATGGAGCTTCCCCCAGGACCGCGCGATGATCCCAGCGCGTGGGACGATGACTCGGACCCTGAGCCGGAGCACGACCCGGACGCGCAGGCCGAGGCTTACGTAGCCCGCGTGCTCAGTCCGCCAAAACTCGGGCTGGCGCCCCTGTGCGCCCCTCCGCTGCCCGCGCCCGCCGCGTCTCCTGGCGCTCTGGAGCCGCGGGCCGTGTCCAGGGGTCCGGCCGTCGGCGTCCCGGGCCTCCTGAGTCTTCCTCCTGAGCTGCTGCTCGAGATCTGCGCCTACCTGGACGCGTGCCTCGTGCTCCACGTTTTGCCGCGCGTGTGCCACGCGCTGCGCGACCTTGTGCGTGACCATGTCACCTGGAGGCTACGCGCGCAGCGCCGCGTACGCGCACCCTATCCAGTAGTGGAAG AGGAGGACTTTGACTGGCCAGCAGCCTGCATTGAGCTGGAGCAGCACCTGTCACGCTGGGCAGAGGATGGGCGCTGGGCTGAATACTTTTGCCTGGCGGACGGGCACTTTGCTTCCATTGACTCAGTGCTGCTGCTCCAG GGTGGGACACTTTGTCTGTCGGGCTCCCGAGATCGCAATGTCAACCTGTGGGACCTGCGGCACCTTGGAGTGGAACCCAGCCGAGTTCTGGTCAAATCTCTGGGCACTGAGAAGAACAGCACCCACAAG GGTTGGGTATGGTCTCTGGCAGCACTGGACCACAGAGTGTGCTCCGGTTCCTGGGACAGCACGGTGAAGCTCTGGGACATGGCAGCTGATGGGCAGCAGTTTGGCGAGATAAA GGGAAAGGCAGCTGTGCTGTGCCTTTCCTACCAGCCTGACATCCTGGTGACTGGTACCTATGACAAGAAGGTGACAATCTACGACCCCAGAG TCGGCCCAGTCCTCCTGAAGAGCCGGCGGCTGCACTCGAGTGCAGTGCTGGCAGTGCTGGCAGATGATCGGCACATCATCTCTGGCAGCGAGGACCACACATTAGTGGTGTTCGACCGCCGGGCCAACAGCGTCCTGCAAAGGCTGCAG CTGGACTCCTACCTGCTCTGCATGTCCTACAAAGAACCCCAGCTCTGGGCTGGTGACAACCAGGGTCTGCTGCATGTCTTTGCCAATCGGGATGGCTGCTTCCAGCTTGTCCGG TCCTTTGACGTGGGCCACAGGTCTCAGATCACAGGGATCAAACACTCGCTGGGGGCTTTGTATACCACATCCACTGATAAGACTATCCGG GTGCACGTGCCCACAGACCCACCAAGGACCATCTGTACCCGAAGCCACCACAATGTGCTGAATGGG ATATGTGCTGAGGGCAATCTGGTGGTGGCTGCCTCCGGGGGGCTGTCGTTGGAAGTCTGGAGGCTGCAGACCTGA
- the GNG14 gene encoding putative guanine nucleotide-binding protein G(I)/G(S)/G(O) subunit gamma-14 → MSGKVAIGNDIGQARRAVEQLRMEAGIDRIKVSKAATDLLQFCMEQAKSDPFLVGIPAATNPFKEKKPCTIL, encoded by the exons ATGTCCGGCAAGGTAGCCATTGGCAACGACATTGGGCAGGCCCGTCGGGCCGTGGAGCAGCTAAGGATGGAAGCTGGCATTGACCGTATAAAG GTGTCCAAGGCAGCCACTGACCTGCTGCAGTTCTGCATGGAGCAGGCCAAGAGCGACCCATTCCTGGTGGGCATCCCAGCTGCCACCAACCCCTTCAAGGAGAAGAAGCCCTGCACCATCCTATGA